The following proteins are encoded in a genomic region of Terriglobales bacterium:
- a CDS encoding MBL fold metallo-hydrolase has protein sequence MVRITVLASGSKGNCAVVASSTTRILVDAGLSCREILNRMRQTGEDPEALSAIVITHEHADHIGGLKVLARKLKVPVYMTGPTHKAWFRLIKNEAKRADREARDLERLEFFEAGHNFQIGNVTIMPFTIPHDAVDPVGFTFKVDGVKVGIVTDLGYITPNVKEHIRACDILMIESNHDVEMLKIGPYPWSVKQRILDRTGHLSNDALAEFFRKDYDGGAAFLILAHLSEQNNLPEIARMVAERALGRHASLFQHRLLLALQSQPLESLTL, from the coding sequence ATGGTGCGCATTACCGTACTGGCCAGCGGCAGCAAAGGAAACTGTGCCGTGGTGGCCTCTTCTACCACACGTATTCTTGTGGATGCCGGTCTTTCCTGTCGTGAAATCCTGAATCGCATGCGGCAAACGGGAGAAGATCCTGAAGCGCTGAGCGCAATCGTCATTACCCATGAACATGCTGATCACATCGGTGGCCTCAAGGTACTGGCTCGCAAGCTGAAAGTGCCGGTTTATATGACCGGGCCCACCCACAAGGCGTGGTTTCGCTTGATCAAGAATGAAGCTAAACGTGCCGATCGGGAGGCACGAGACCTAGAGCGGTTGGAGTTTTTCGAGGCCGGGCACAATTTCCAGATCGGCAATGTGACGATCATGCCCTTTACTATTCCGCACGACGCGGTCGATCCTGTTGGTTTTACCTTCAAGGTGGATGGAGTGAAGGTAGGAATCGTAACCGACTTGGGATATATAACTCCGAACGTTAAAGAACACATTCGGGCATGTGACATCCTGATGATCGAGTCGAATCACGATGTGGAGATGTTAAAGATAGGTCCCTATCCATGGTCTGTGAAGCAGCGCATCCTCGATCGTACCGGGCATCTTTCGAACGATGCCCTCGCAGAATTTTTCCGCAAAGATTATGATGGAGGTGCTGCGTTCCTCATCCTGGCGCATCTCTCGGAGCAGAACAATCTTCCTGAGATTGCGCGCATGGTGGCGGAGCGGGCGCTGGGCCGGCATGCCAGTCTCTTTCAGCATCGCCTGCTGCTGGCCTTACAATCGCAGCCCCTGGAATCATTGACCCTGTAA
- a CDS encoding DinB family protein, whose protein sequence is MPNNAKARTAVARIQELHKEAFAGNAWHGPCLLELVRDIHVDHAAAKPIAHAHSIWEIVLHITAWQDAVLKRLNGEAVNLNGDQDWPPVSDNSEAAWEKAVQQLKDGHKKLAKRISTLIDADLLKKVPGRKHTVYKTLHGVIQHNLYHAGQIAVLKKSER, encoded by the coding sequence ATGCCGAATAACGCAAAAGCTCGTACTGCCGTCGCCCGCATCCAGGAGTTGCACAAAGAAGCTTTTGCGGGCAACGCGTGGCATGGGCCATGCCTGCTGGAACTGGTGCGCGATATTCATGTCGATCATGCTGCGGCCAAGCCCATTGCTCATGCGCACAGTATCTGGGAGATCGTGCTGCACATCACCGCCTGGCAGGATGCAGTCCTGAAGAGGCTCAACGGAGAAGCGGTGAACCTAAACGGCGACCAGGACTGGCCACCGGTGAGCGATAACAGCGAAGCGGCATGGGAAAAGGCCGTTCAGCAATTGAAAGACGGGCACAAAAAGCTGGCGAAAAGAATCTCCACCCTCATTGATGCCGATCTGCTGAAAAAGGTCCCAGGCCGCAAACACACCGTGTATAAGACCCTGCATGGGGTTATCCAGCACAATCTGTATCACGCCGGGCAGATTGCTGTTCTGAAAAAATCTGAGAGATAG
- a CDS encoding dihydroorotate dehydrogenase, translated as MSANLTTKTQPQSPATATEAADKTAAKAKAKSNSGPFPDLSIKFSGIELKNPVIAASGTFGYGIEFEDIVSLEKLGGFVSKGLSREAMPGNPPPRIFETAAGMLNSIGLQNIGARAFVEEKLPLLRKKNDVVVICNVFGYTRQDYEAVIRILNEGEGIAAYELNVSCPNTSHGGITFGSDPVLLEEVVVSAKSAAHPRPVIVKLSPNVTSIPRMAHAAQNAGADAISLVNTFVAMAIDAETRKPRISNITAGLSGPAIKPIALRMVYEAAHSVDIPVIGLGGIATAEDVIEFMLAGAAAVQVGTANYWDPCATEKIVEGVRAWCIEHRVERITDLVGALET; from the coding sequence ATGAGTGCCAACTTAACCACGAAGACACAACCCCAAAGCCCTGCTACGGCCACCGAGGCCGCCGATAAGACTGCTGCCAAAGCCAAAGCGAAGTCCAATTCGGGTCCATTCCCCGATTTGAGCATTAAATTTTCGGGCATCGAACTCAAGAATCCGGTGATCGCGGCCAGCGGGACCTTTGGCTATGGCATCGAGTTTGAAGATATCGTTAGCCTGGAAAAGCTGGGCGGCTTTGTCAGCAAGGGATTGTCACGCGAAGCCATGCCCGGCAACCCGCCGCCACGCATCTTCGAGACCGCCGCCGGTATGCTCAACTCGATTGGGCTGCAAAACATCGGCGCCCGCGCCTTCGTAGAAGAAAAACTTCCCTTGCTTCGCAAGAAGAATGATGTCGTAGTGATCTGCAACGTCTTCGGCTATACCCGTCAGGATTATGAAGCCGTCATCCGCATCCTCAACGAAGGTGAGGGCATCGCGGCTTATGAGCTGAATGTCTCCTGCCCGAATACCTCGCATGGCGGAATTACCTTTGGCAGCGACCCGGTGCTCCTGGAAGAAGTCGTGGTCTCTGCCAAGAGCGCAGCCCACCCACGGCCGGTCATCGTGAAGCTCTCACCCAATGTAACCAGCATTCCGCGCATGGCGCACGCCGCACAAAACGCCGGCGCTGACGCCATTTCTCTGGTCAATACTTTTGTCGCCATGGCCATTGATGCCGAGACGCGCAAGCCACGCATCTCCAATATCACCGCCGGACTCAGCGGCCCCGCTATCAAGCCTATCGCGCTGCGCATGGTGTACGAGGCTGCGCATTCGGTAGATATCCCTGTAATCGGTCTGGGCGGCATCGCCACCGCCGAAGATGTCATCGAGTTTATGTTGGCCGGCGCCGCCGCTGTCCAGGTAGGCACCGCAAATTACTGGGATCCCTGCGCCACGGAAAAAATCGTGGAGGGTGTGCGCGCCTGGTGCATCGAGCACCGTGTAGAGAGAATTACCGACCTGGTCGGGGCGCTGGAGACATAG
- a CDS encoding type II CAAX endopeptidase family protein produces MPRRGAALDETSNPSLSPPPGEPPFGPPVPSAPQRHGGIFLGPHGLRAGWRVLIFLALSFATLLFVSVFFRIIAPSFFKEHRSFSPEFVLTSEALSLLALFLTMIAICRMEHRSIDSYGLPARRAFRSTFWVGVVVGFVSLTVLLLAIRGLQGFYFGPVALSGRALLYYTVLWAVAFLMVGIWEEYSFRGYLQFILTRGMRFWPAAILTSVFFGALHGTNPGESPVGLAAVVAVGLFFCLTLRRTGDLWFAVGFHAAWDYAQTFLYGVPDSGQPAVGHLFNSRLEGPKWLTGGSVGPEGSLLAFVVLALAALVVAWLYPEAKYPEPEGAAASSHSNPNPVLNQD; encoded by the coding sequence TTGCCACGCAGAGGTGCAGCTTTGGACGAGACCTCGAACCCTTCTCTTTCGCCGCCACCTGGAGAGCCTCCCTTCGGCCCGCCAGTACCCTCTGCTCCTCAGCGCCATGGTGGAATCTTCCTGGGACCTCACGGGCTGCGCGCCGGCTGGCGAGTGCTGATATTCCTGGCGCTATCCTTTGCAACCCTTCTCTTTGTTTCAGTTTTCTTTCGAATAATTGCGCCTTCTTTTTTTAAGGAACATCGTTCCTTCTCTCCTGAATTCGTACTTACCAGCGAAGCACTCAGTCTTCTGGCCCTGTTTCTTACGATGATTGCCATCTGCCGGATGGAACACCGTTCCATTGATTCCTACGGCCTGCCGGCAAGGCGCGCCTTCAGGAGCACCTTTTGGGTAGGAGTGGTGGTGGGTTTTGTGTCCTTGACGGTACTCTTGCTGGCCATTCGGGGACTTCAGGGCTTTTATTTTGGCCCCGTCGCGCTCTCGGGCCGTGCATTGCTCTACTACACCGTGCTGTGGGCGGTTGCATTCCTTATGGTGGGCATCTGGGAAGAATATTCGTTTCGCGGATACCTGCAGTTCATTCTCACCCGTGGGATGCGCTTCTGGCCCGCAGCCATTTTGACCTCAGTGTTCTTCGGTGCTCTGCATGGAACCAATCCCGGCGAGTCGCCGGTCGGGTTGGCTGCCGTAGTCGCTGTCGGTCTGTTTTTCTGCCTGACCCTGCGTCGCACTGGAGACCTATGGTTCGCCGTCGGCTTTCATGCTGCCTGGGACTATGCCCAGACTTTTTTGTATGGCGTACCTGATAGTGGGCAGCCTGCCGTGGGACATCTATTCAACTCCCGCCTGGAAGGTCCAAAATGGCTGACCGGGGGCTCAGTCGGCCCCGAGGGCAGCTTGCTGGCCTTTGTGGTCCTCGCGCTAGCAGCCCTCGTTGTCGCCTGGTTATATCCGGAAGCAAAGTATCCGGAGCCGGAAGGTGCAGCCGCGTCTTCCCATAGCAACCCGAATCCGGTCCTGAACCAAGACTGA